A window of the Thermococcus sp. M39 genome harbors these coding sequences:
- the tuf gene encoding translation elongation factor EF-1 subunit alpha, producing the protein MAKEKPHVNIVFIGHVDHGKSTTIGRLLFDTKNIPEQIIQKFEQMGEKGKSFKFAWVMDRLKEERERGITIDVAHTKFETPHRYITIIDAPGHRDFVKNMITGASQADAAVLVVAATDGVMPQTKEHAFLARTLGINYIIVAINKMDMVNYDEKRFKEVAAQVEKLLKMLGYKNFPIIPISAWNGDNVVNRSDKMPWYKGPTLIEALDQIPEPPKPVDKPLRIPIQDVYSIKGVGTVPVGRVETGKLKVGDVVIFEPASTIFHKPIQGEVKSIEMHHEPLQEALPGDNIGFNVRGVSKNDIKRGDVAGHTTNPPTVVRPKDTFKAQIIVLNHPTAITVGYTPVLHAHTTQVAVRFEQILAKLDPRTGNIVEENPQFIKTGDSAIVILRPTKPMVIEPVKEIPQLGRFAIRDMGQTVAAGMVISIQKGE; encoded by the coding sequence ATGGCAAAGGAGAAGCCACACGTTAATATTGTGTTTATTGGACACGTCGACCACGGTAAGAGTACAACAATCGGTAGATTGCTCTTTGACACCAAGAACATCCCAGAGCAGATTATCCAGAAGTTCGAGCAAATGGGTGAAAAGGGTAAGTCATTCAAGTTCGCTTGGGTTATGGACAGACTCAAGGAAGAGAGAGAAAGAGGTATTACAATTGACGTTGCTCACACCAAGTTCGAGACTCCACACAGATACATTACAATCATTGACGCTCCAGGTCACAGAGACTTCGTTAAGAACATGATTACCGGTGCTTCACAGGCTGATGCTGCTGTTCTCGTCGTTGCAGCTACAGATGGTGTCATGCCACAGACCAAGGAGCACGCATTCCTTGCAAGAACACTCGGTATTAACTACATCATCGTTGCAATCAACAAGATGGACATGGTTAACTACGACGAGAAGAGATTCAAGGAGGTTGCTGCTCAGGTCGAGAAGCTCCTCAAGATGCTCGGTTACAAGAACTTCCCAATCATCCCAATCTCAGCATGGAATGGTGACAACGTCGTAAACAGAAGCGACAAGATGCCATGGTACAAGGGCCCAACACTCATCGAGGCTCTTGACCAGATTCCAGAGCCACCAAAGCCAGTTGACAAGCCACTCAGAATCCCAATCCAGGACGTTTACTCAATTAAGGGTGTCGGTACAGTCCCAGTTGGTAGAGTTGAGACTGGTAAGCTTAAGGTCGGTGACGTAGTCATCTTCGAGCCAGCCAGCACAATCTTCCACAAGCCAATCCAGGGTGAAGTCAAGAGCATTGAGATGCACCACGAGCCACTCCAAGAGGCTCTCCCAGGTGACAACATCGGATTCAACGTCAGAGGTGTCAGCAAGAACGACATCAAGAGAGGTGACGTCGCTGGACACACAACCAACCCACCAACAGTTGTCAGACCAAAGGACACATTCAAGGCCCAGATTATCGTCCTCAACCACCCAACAGCAATTACCGTTGGTTACACACCAGTCCTCCACGCACACACCACACAGGTTGCTGTCAGATTCGAGCAGATCCTTGCAAAGCTTGACCCAAGAACAGGTAACATCGTCGAGGAGAACCCACAATTCATCAAGACCGGTGACTCAGCTATCGTCATCCTCAGACCAACCAAGCCAATGGTCATCGAGCCAGTTAAGGAGATTCCACAGCTCGGTAGATTCGCTATCAGAGACATGGGTCAAACAGTCGCTGCTGGTATGGTTATATCCATCCAAAAGGGCGAGTGA
- the surE gene encoding 5'/3'-nucleotidase SurE: protein MPKILITNDDGIYSKGIRAAVEALQELGEIYVVAPMFQRSASGRAMTLHRPLRAKRVNMEGARAAYALDGMPVDCIIFALARFGSFDLAISGINLGENMSTEITISGTASAAIEAATHGIPSIAISLEVDREKHKFGSGEEIDFTMAKLFLKKIAEAVLKRGLPEGVDMLNVNVPYDANENTPIEITRLARRMYNPSIEERIDPKGTPYYWIVGTQCPREVLEPGTDMYAVKVERKVSVTPINIDMTARVDLGQLRKHLGI from the coding sequence ATGCCAAAAATACTCATAACAAACGATGATGGAATTTACTCAAAGGGGATAAGAGCTGCAGTTGAGGCTTTGCAAGAACTTGGGGAGATTTACGTTGTTGCTCCTATGTTTCAGAGGAGTGCAAGCGGAAGGGCAATGACTTTGCACAGACCTCTTAGAGCTAAGCGTGTAAATATGGAAGGAGCTAGGGCAGCTTATGCTTTGGATGGGATGCCCGTTGACTGTATAATTTTTGCTTTGGCACGCTTTGGAAGCTTTGATTTAGCAATTAGCGGAATTAATCTGGGCGAAAATATGAGCACCGAGATTACAATCTCTGGAACTGCAAGTGCTGCGATCGAAGCTGCAACTCATGGAATTCCAAGCATAGCGATAAGCTTAGAGGTGGACAGAGAGAAGCACAAATTTGGAAGTGGAGAGGAGATAGACTTCACGATGGCAAAACTCTTTCTAAAAAAGATTGCAGAGGCTGTTCTTAAAAGAGGACTTCCAGAGGGTGTGGACATGCTCAATGTTAACGTTCCCTATGATGCAAATGAAAACACTCCAATAGAGATTACGAGACTGGCTAGAAGAATGTACAATCCTTCAATTGAGGAAAGAATAGACCCAAAGGGAACGCCATATTATTGGATTGTTGGGACACAGTGTCCGAGAGAAGTGCTCGAACCGGGGACAGATATGTATGCTGTAAAAGTTGAGAGAAAAGTCAGCGTGACTCCAATAAATATAGACATGACAGCTAGGGTGGATTTAGGGCAATTAAGGAAGCACTTGGGAATTTAA
- a CDS encoding DMT family transporter, with translation MNQEAKGTLFAFIALILVGIEPVIIKSNPVDPLSFAAFSALFASLILWIMIFPLNTWRELKESPEHLHKAFLVGLFGTTLAYIAYSYGTRMSTAINASLITRSEVLYSFVLSYLFLREKITRRQFSFSLVILLGLVLVITQGKLIEPKKGDVLLLLTPLFWQMGHTIAKQLPYSPYLIATLRNTFGGLVLLALTLPFGLEFTALAVVEGVIIALTQALWYSSLKLINLSKATAIITPAPAIAIGLSTLLGERFTLYHILGFILIALGTLEVSKVKSEQR, from the coding sequence ATGAATCAAGAGGCCAAGGGAACGCTGTTTGCTTTCATAGCTCTAATACTTGTGGGAATTGAACCAGTCATTATTAAGTCAAACCCTGTTGACCCTCTCAGCTTTGCAGCATTTTCTGCACTATTTGCGTCTTTGATACTGTGGATAATGATTTTTCCCTTAAACACATGGAGAGAACTAAAAGAAAGCCCCGAGCATCTTCACAAAGCTTTTCTTGTAGGTCTTTTTGGAACAACCCTAGCATACATTGCATATTCATATGGTACTCGAATGAGCACGGCAATAAATGCATCTCTAATAACGAGAAGTGAAGTGTTGTATTCGTTTGTACTCTCATATCTGTTTTTGAGGGAGAAGATAACTAGAAGGCAGTTCAGCTTTTCTTTGGTTATTCTTTTGGGACTCGTTCTTGTAATAACCCAGGGAAAGCTCATAGAGCCCAAGAAAGGTGATGTGTTGCTTTTACTCACACCCCTATTCTGGCAGATGGGGCATACAATAGCAAAGCAGTTGCCATATTCCCCTTATCTAATAGCTACTCTCAGAAATACATTTGGAGGATTGGTTCTTTTGGCCCTAACTTTGCCATTTGGGTTAGAATTCACCGCTCTGGCTGTAGTTGAGGGGGTTATAATCGCCTTAACACAAGCCTTGTGGTATTCATCTTTAAAGCTCATCAACCTTTCGAAAGCTACTGCTATAATTACGCCAGCACCAGCTATTGCCATTGGGTTATCAACACTCCTTGGGGAGAGATTTACACTTTATCATATTCTAGGATTCATCTTAATAGCACTAGGAACTTTGGAAGTATCAAAAGTGAAAAGTGAGCAACGTTAG
- the snatA gene encoding neutral amino acid NAAT transporter SnatA, whose product MIVLKHLLYAYAALFAITNPIGAVPVFLSVTHGISLRDRVRIAKKVIITVFLTLVIFAVIGEWIFSFFGSSVDAFSIAGGILLFRMALDMLSGQISKVKISEEEAEEITLEDIAIIPLAIPLISGPGAITTVMLYMAKSPTVVEKSMVLLAVLLVSITTYLILLSADKVEKKLGKVGIKVLTRMMGLILASIAVQMVINGIKGAFNL is encoded by the coding sequence ATGATTGTACTAAAACATCTACTTTATGCATATGCAGCACTGTTCGCGATTACGAATCCTATTGGGGCAGTGCCAGTGTTTTTGAGCGTAACACACGGGATTTCATTGCGAGATAGAGTTAGGATTGCCAAAAAAGTTATAATAACAGTATTCCTCACATTAGTGATCTTTGCTGTGATTGGAGAGTGGATATTCTCATTTTTTGGCTCAAGTGTTGATGCTTTCTCAATTGCGGGTGGGATATTGCTTTTCAGAATGGCCCTTGACATGCTCAGCGGACAGATTTCAAAGGTTAAGATAAGTGAAGAAGAAGCAGAGGAGATAACGCTTGAGGATATTGCAATAATTCCTTTAGCAATTCCCCTAATTTCTGGCCCAGGTGCAATAACGACCGTAATGCTCTATATGGCAAAAAGCCCAACTGTAGTTGAAAAATCAATGGTTTTGCTAGCAGTTCTATTAGTTAGCATAACTACATACTTAATTCTGCTTTCAGCAGATAAAGTTGAAAAGAAGCTCGGAAAGGTTGGAATTAAGGTCTTAACAAGGATGATGGGCTTAATACTAGCATCAATTGCAGTTCAAATGGTCATAAACGGAATCAAGGGTGCTTTTAATTTGTGA
- a CDS encoding elongation factor EF-2, producing MGRREELIAKIKELMTQPERIRNMGIAAHIDHGKTTLSDNLLAGAGMISEELAGKQLVLDFDEQEQARGITINAANVSMVHTYEGKEYLINLIDTPGHVDFGGDVTRAMRAIDGAIIVVDAVEGVMPQTETVLRQALREYVKPVLFINKVDRLIRELKLTPQQMQERFVKIITDVNRLIKRYAPEEFKKEWLVNVNDGSVAFGSAYYNWALSVPFMKKTGVSFKEIIDLTLKGDNKTLRKKAPLHVVVLDMVVRHLPNPLEAQKYRIPHLWRGDINSEVGQAMLNCDPKGKMVMVVTKIIIDKHAGEVSTGRVWSGTVRTGQEVYLISAKRKARIQQVGIYMGPERVNMEAVPAGNIVAVTGLRDAIAGETVAQEPIEPFEALHYTSEPVVTVAIEAKNIKDLPRLIEALRQLAKEDPTLQVKIDQETGQHLLSGMGELHLEVKLYKLKTEWGIDVEVSEPIVVYRESITKVSPIVEGKSPNKHNRFYVVVEPMPDEIYQAIKDGEIPEGRPKDRKAVAKKLAELGMDYEMAKGIVDVYRGNIFLDNTKGIQYLNEVMDLLVDGFHQAMDEGPLAKEPVMKVIVRLVDAQIHEDNVHRGPAQIYPAIRTAIHCAMMKANPVLYEPYQKVIINVPYEYMGPVSREISQRRGQLIDMRQEGEVMTIIAKAPVAEMFGFAGAIRSATSGRALWSTEHAGFERVPQELAVNVIRQIRQRKGLDPNPPTEKDICPQI from the coding sequence ATGGGAAGAAGGGAAGAATTGATTGCGAAAATTAAGGAGTTAATGACTCAGCCTGAGAGAATTAGGAATATGGGTATTGCCGCTCACATTGACCACGGTAAGACAACCTTGAGTGATAACCTATTGGCAGGAGCGGGAATGATTAGCGAGGAATTAGCTGGAAAGCAGCTTGTTCTTGACTTTGACGAGCAAGAGCAGGCAAGAGGTATTACAATCAATGCAGCTAACGTTTCAATGGTTCACACCTACGAAGGCAAAGAATATCTCATCAACCTAATTGACACTCCAGGTCACGTTGACTTCGGTGGTGACGTTACAAGAGCTATGAGAGCAATTGATGGTGCAATTATCGTCGTTGACGCTGTCGAGGGTGTTATGCCACAGACTGAGACAGTTTTGAGACAAGCTCTGAGAGAGTACGTTAAGCCCGTTCTCTTCATCAACAAGGTTGACCGTTTAATTAGAGAGCTCAAGCTCACCCCACAGCAGATGCAGGAGAGATTCGTCAAGATAATCACAGATGTCAACAGGCTCATCAAGAGATACGCCCCAGAAGAGTTCAAGAAGGAATGGCTGGTTAACGTTAACGACGGAAGCGTTGCATTCGGTTCAGCTTACTACAACTGGGCTTTGAGCGTCCCATTCATGAAGAAGACTGGGGTCTCCTTCAAGGAAATAATCGACCTCACCCTGAAGGGAGACAACAAGACACTCAGAAAGAAGGCTCCTCTCCACGTCGTCGTCCTTGACATGGTCGTTAGACACTTGCCAAACCCATTAGAGGCTCAGAAGTACAGAATTCCACACCTCTGGAGAGGCGACATCAACAGCGAAGTTGGTCAGGCAATGCTCAACTGTGATCCAAAGGGCAAGATGGTCATGGTAGTTACAAAAATCATCATTGACAAGCATGCTGGAGAGGTTTCAACAGGTAGAGTCTGGAGTGGTACTGTTAGGACAGGTCAAGAGGTTTACCTCATCTCTGCAAAGAGAAAGGCAAGAATCCAGCAGGTCGGTATCTACATGGGTCCAGAGAGAGTTAACATGGAGGCAGTTCCCGCTGGAAACATCGTTGCTGTGACAGGTTTGAGGGATGCAATCGCCGGTGAAACTGTCGCTCAAGAGCCAATTGAGCCATTTGAAGCTCTGCACTACACAAGCGAGCCAGTCGTTACAGTTGCAATTGAAGCAAAGAACATTAAGGACTTGCCAAGACTTATTGAAGCACTCAGACAACTCGCTAAGGAAGACCCAACACTCCAAGTTAAGATTGACCAAGAAACTGGTCAGCACTTGCTCAGCGGTATGGGAGAATTGCACTTAGAGGTCAAGCTCTACAAGCTTAAGACAGAGTGGGGAATTGACGTCGAGGTTTCAGAGCCAATCGTCGTTTACAGAGAGAGCATTACAAAGGTCAGCCCAATCGTTGAAGGAAAATCACCAAACAAGCACAACAGATTCTATGTTGTTGTTGAGCCAATGCCAGATGAGATTTACCAAGCAATTAAAGATGGAGAAATTCCAGAGGGAAGACCAAAGGACAGGAAAGCTGTTGCTAAGAAGCTCGCTGAGTTAGGAATGGACTACGAAATGGCTAAGGGTATTGTTGATGTCTACAGAGGAAACATATTCTTGGACAACACCAAGGGTATCCAGTACCTCAACGAAGTTATGGATCTCTTAGTTGATGGTTTCCACCAGGCAATGGATGAGGGACCACTTGCAAAAGAGCCAGTCATGAAGGTCATAGTGAGGTTAGTTGACGCCCAGATCCACGAGGATAACGTCCACAGAGGTCCAGCCCAGATTTATCCAGCAATCAGAACAGCCATTCACTGTGCAATGATGAAAGCCAACCCAGTTCTCTACGAACCATACCAGAAGGTTATCATCAACGTTCCATACGAGTACATGGGTCCAGTCAGCAGAGAAATCAGCCAGAGAAGAGGTCAGCTCATTGATATGAGGCAAGAAGGTGAAGTTATGACAATCATTGCAAAGGCTCCAGTTGCTGAGATGTTCGGATTCGCTGGAGCAATCAGAAGTGCAACAAGCGGTAGAGCATTATGGAGCACAGAGCACGCTGGATTCGAAAGGGTTCCACAAGAATTGGCAGTTAATGTCATCAGACAGATTAGACAGAGAAAGGGACTCGATCCAAACCCACCAACAGAGAAGGACATCTGTCCACAGATTTGA
- the rpsJ gene encoding 30S ribosomal protein S10: protein MQKARIKLASTNIKSLNEVADQIRQIAERTGVRMSGPIPLPTKRIRITTRKSPDGEGTATFDRFELRVHKRLIDIEADERAMRQIMRIRVPEDVTIEIELIS, encoded by the coding sequence ATGCAAAAGGCAAGGATCAAGCTTGCAAGCACTAATATAAAGTCTCTTAATGAGGTAGCAGACCAGATCAGGCAAATTGCAGAGAGGACAGGAGTCAGAATGAGCGGTCCAATTCCGCTTCCAACAAAGAGAATCAGGATCACAACAAGGAAGAGCCCAGATGGAGAAGGAACAGCAACATTTGACCGATTTGAGCTTAGAGTTCACAAGAGGCTCATTGACATTGAAGCTGATGAGAGAGCTATGAGACAGATAATGAGAATTCGCGTTCCTGAAGACGTAACAATCGAAATCGAGCTCATCTCATGA
- a CDS encoding DUF996 domain-containing protein has product MITVALSQAKTYGGIGAVLALLGGAIPKIGSALSIVGIVLILLAVKEIADEVGDETVFRDYLISFILQIGAFIALIIAIVAVLGTSIIAMGGPRAFEHEIRNLEAAMAIIGSILVGFVIFWILFSLGAYYLKKSYELIAYYTDVDLFKTTGLLYFIGALTAIIMIGLLIIFVARILEIVAYFSLPEELSSKQSSVII; this is encoded by the coding sequence GTGATAACTGTGGCACTAAGCCAAGCAAAAACGTATGGTGGAATTGGGGCTGTACTAGCTTTACTTGGAGGAGCAATCCCAAAAATTGGGAGCGCTTTGAGCATAGTTGGTATTGTGCTCATCCTTTTAGCAGTGAAGGAAATTGCAGATGAAGTTGGCGACGAAACAGTTTTCAGGGACTACCTAATTTCGTTCATACTCCAAATTGGGGCATTTATTGCCCTGATAATTGCCATCGTAGCAGTTCTAGGAACATCAATCATAGCAATGGGAGGCCCAAGGGCCTTTGAGCATGAAATTCGAAATCTTGAGGCAGCTATGGCTATCATAGGTAGCATCCTTGTTGGCTTTGTAATATTCTGGATTCTGTTCTCACTTGGAGCTTACTATCTAAAGAAAAGCTATGAGTTAATAGCTTACTATACAGACGTTGATCTCTTTAAGACAACGGGACTGCTCTATTTCATAGGGGCTTTAACTGCGATAATCATGATTGGACTGCTTATAATCTTTGTGGCGAGAATTCTTGAGATTGTAGCTTACTTTTCTCTTCCAGAAGAGCTATCGTCCAAACAAAGTTCAGTAATAATCTGA